Proteins from a single region of Sediminitomix flava:
- the radC gene encoding RadC family protein produces MNYFEKNHQSIKNWAEEDRPREKFVLKGRSSLSNAELLAILIRNGRASYSALDIAKDILSSVDHSLDDLATLSLAEFTKIDGIGEAKAITILSALELGRRRKGEKQKSKPQIKSSKAAFELMTPHLMDLMHEEFWIVVLSRANHVLRTIQISKGGVAGTVADPKLVFKLALQVEGACSLILVHNHPSGNIQPSQADIQLTKKMKKSGEFLDLPVLDHLIFSNHKYFSFADEGIL; encoded by the coding sequence ATGAATTATTTCGAAAAAAATCATCAAAGCATTAAAAACTGGGCAGAGGAAGATCGACCTAGAGAAAAGTTTGTTTTAAAAGGGCGATCATCTCTTTCCAATGCTGAATTACTCGCTATTTTAATCCGAAATGGAAGAGCTTCTTATTCAGCTTTGGATATTGCCAAAGACATTTTAAGTTCTGTTGATCACTCTTTAGATGATTTAGCCACACTTTCTTTAGCTGAATTCACTAAAATAGATGGAATTGGAGAGGCTAAAGCTATTACCATTTTGAGTGCACTTGAACTAGGTCGAAGACGGAAGGGAGAAAAACAAAAGTCAAAACCGCAAATAAAATCTTCTAAAGCTGCTTTTGAACTTATGACTCCTCATTTGATGGATCTTATGCATGAGGAATTTTGGATTGTTGTTTTGAGTAGAGCTAATCATGTTTTAAGAACTATTCAAATTAGCAAAGGTGGCGTTGCTGGAACAGTCGCAGATCCTAAACTCGTTTTTAAATTAGCTCTTCAAGTTGAAGGGGCTTGTTCACTCATTCTTGTTCATAATCATCCATCTGGAAACATCCAACCAAGTCAAGCAGATATACAACTCACTAAAAAAATGAAGAAAAGTGGAGAATTTTTAGACCTCCCAGTACTTGATCACCTTATTTTTTCAAATCACAAATATTTCAGTTTTGCAGATGAAGGCATATTATAG
- a CDS encoding mechanosensitive ion channel family protein: MEFETSKLLEQAEHLIIAYAVVLVEAAAILIFGWIVINWIVNKVKHKLKNKTDNHELLDFVSNTVNFLLKIVLILAVISKLGIETTSIIALLGSAGLAVGLALQGSLSNIAGGLIILILRPFRKGHFIEAQGQMGEVIEIGLFTTIIASPENRKVIIPNAPLSNGIITNYTERGTVRCDISIGIAYDANIGEAKKVLLDVISNHPNSLDEPAPTVIVSQLADSSVNLIARVFTKVEHLWPTFFDLNEKCKIALDEANIEIPFPQRVIHMKKEE; the protein is encoded by the coding sequence ATGGAATTTGAAACTTCAAAGCTTTTAGAGCAGGCTGAACACCTTATTATCGCATATGCCGTCGTATTAGTTGAAGCTGCGGCTATACTTATTTTCGGTTGGATTGTGATCAACTGGATTGTAAATAAGGTTAAACATAAACTCAAAAATAAAACTGATAATCATGAGCTTCTCGACTTTGTATCAAACACCGTAAATTTCTTACTGAAAATTGTTCTTATTTTAGCCGTTATCAGTAAGCTAGGAATTGAAACTACATCTATAATTGCATTACTTGGTTCTGCTGGTTTAGCCGTGGGTTTAGCTCTTCAAGGGTCTCTTTCAAACATAGCAGGAGGCTTAATTATTTTGATTCTTCGCCCTTTCAGAAAAGGTCATTTTATAGAAGCTCAAGGGCAAATGGGTGAAGTCATTGAAATCGGACTTTTTACAACCATCATCGCATCTCCTGAAAACCGAAAAGTTATCATTCCCAATGCTCCTTTGTCAAATGGAATCATCACTAATTATACTGAAAGAGGTACTGTTCGTTGCGATATAAGTATTGGGATTGCTTATGATGCAAATATCGGAGAAGCTAAAAAAGTATTATTAGATGTTATCTCAAATCATCCGAATAGTCTAGATGAACCAGCCCCAACAGTTATTGTCTCACAATTAGCTGATAGTTCTGTTAACCTAATTGCAAGGGTATTCACGAAAGTTGAACATCTTTGGCCTACTTTTTTTGATCTGAATGAAAAATGCAAAATAGCACTCGATGAAGCAAATATTGAAATTCCATTCCCTCAAAGAGTTATCCATATGAAAAAGGAAGAATAG
- a CDS encoding LamG-like jellyroll fold domain-containing protein, whose product MGRHFLFFYLFSLTLFSCTEKYNTQKVYDYQVRGLVQKGPYVSGSPITIQELDENFIPTGLSFNTIIQDDFGSFAIRPKISSPFIEIIAQGYYFNEVSGDLSNSSLYLRSILEVKEGTTANINILTTLTKDRIISLIEEYGYTFRDAKSQATFELLKVFDIEENTLHSFNEMDLSSTNNEAAILIAISSIIQGQNTIAQLSEFISKFSVDFKEDGKIDSELILRQIKENSETLNPSQIANNLKTRYTSLGYDIQIPKFDHYINKLIDLKVMMVYPNDQQKDLSNDTEIKIFFNKKLDPASISLNTIYLSLKNEIVSTSLSYNEKDNSITIRPLEELKSLSSYTINIKSNLKALDDTKMSDEFISQFTTVRLDIVSDLTNHYIFSGNVNDISGNNNQVILSQTSYSSDIKGDSNQALNFNGNGHYMDFNRSINPVTEDWTFSIWFKLDQLPSNKDDAFFLTSNNHSNESDIYLYVDNDDNMIKTGIASSRSKVSTNVVVSKDQWYQAAITYSSDSLSIYVNGELKSRTSNQFSSSNTTNEKFRVACNLIDSWYGYNENKGRIFGSIDNLRIYSRVLNETEIESIYNLENISSNSRISNISFVPDEITLKSRKQNSWH is encoded by the coding sequence ATGGGTAGACACTTTTTATTTTTTTATTTATTTTCACTCACTCTTTTTTCTTGTACTGAAAAATACAATACACAAAAAGTCTATGATTATCAAGTAAGAGGACTCGTACAAAAAGGACCATATGTTTCAGGTTCTCCAATTACAATTCAAGAATTAGATGAAAACTTCATTCCTACTGGGCTTTCTTTTAATACTATTATTCAAGATGATTTTGGTTCATTTGCAATAAGACCTAAAATATCCTCTCCTTTTATCGAAATAATAGCTCAAGGTTACTATTTCAATGAAGTATCTGGAGACCTTTCAAATTCTAGTTTATATTTACGATCTATTTTAGAGGTCAAAGAAGGTACTACAGCAAATATTAATATACTCACTACCTTAACAAAAGATCGAATCATTAGTCTTATTGAAGAGTATGGCTACACATTTAGGGATGCAAAATCTCAAGCTACTTTTGAATTATTAAAAGTATTTGATATTGAAGAAAATACTCTTCATTCATTTAATGAAATGGATCTTAGCTCTACCAATAATGAAGCTGCAATACTCATTGCTATTTCATCCATCATTCAAGGTCAAAATACAATTGCTCAATTATCTGAATTCATTTCAAAGTTTTCTGTAGATTTTAAAGAGGATGGGAAAATTGATTCTGAACTTATTTTAAGACAAATAAAAGAAAACTCAGAAACTTTAAATCCTTCACAAATAGCTAATAATCTAAAAACTAGATATACATCTCTTGGATATGACATTCAAATACCTAAGTTTGACCACTACATCAACAAACTTATAGACTTGAAAGTCATGATGGTATATCCGAATGATCAACAAAAAGACCTATCTAATGATACAGAAATAAAAATCTTTTTCAATAAAAAACTTGATCCTGCTAGTATTAGCTTAAATACAATTTATTTAAGTCTCAAAAATGAAATAGTATCAACCAGTCTTAGCTATAATGAAAAAGACAATTCTATTACTATACGCCCTCTAGAGGAACTGAAATCATTATCAAGCTACACCATTAATATAAAATCAAATCTTAAAGCTCTTGATGATACAAAAATGTCAGATGAATTTATAAGTCAGTTCACAACAGTAAGATTAGATATTGTAAGTGACCTTACTAATCATTATATATTTTCAGGAAATGTAAATGATATAAGTGGTAATAATAATCAAGTAATTCTATCTCAGACTTCCTATTCATCAGATATAAAAGGAGATAGCAATCAAGCTTTAAACTTTAATGGAAATGGTCACTACATGGATTTTAATAGATCTATAAACCCAGTTACTGAAGATTGGACTTTCTCCATATGGTTTAAACTAGATCAACTCCCTTCAAATAAAGACGATGCATTTTTCTTAACTAGTAATAATCATAGTAATGAAAGTGATATTTACCTATATGTAGATAATGATGATAATATGATCAAAACAGGGATTGCTAGTAGTCGTTCTAAAGTCTCTACAAATGTTGTGGTGTCAAAAGATCAATGGTATCAAGCTGCAATTACTTATTCTTCTGATTCATTAAGTATATATGTAAATGGAGAATTAAAGTCTAGAACATCAAATCAATTCTCCTCTAGCAACACAACTAACGAAAAGTTTAGAGTAGCCTGTAATTTAATTGATAGTTGGTATGGTTACAATGAAAATAAAGGTAGAATTTTTGGAAGTATAGATAACTTAAGAATATACTCAAGAGTGTTGAATGAAACTGAGATTGAAAGTATATACAACCTAGAAAATATATCTTCAAACTCTCGCATTTCAAATATAAGTTTCGTCCCTGATGAGATAACTTTAAAATCACGAAAACAGAATAGTTGGCACTAA
- a CDS encoding carboxy terminal-processing peptidase — protein sequence MKKKLLSVFIPLLLIGALLGVGFNYSQFEGDGDTVTKEKLLKQLLFMGLEKVHYEPKKIDDSFSEASFKEYFKQTDPNKRFYLESDIEQLSAYKDQIDEDINFGNVPFLDNAEEIYKRRTEEIKKYTEEILSSPFDFSIEEDFETSSDKRAYAKNSEELRERWRKFLKYAVLTRYAGRIEDQNKAKETAEKEGKDFEEKSLETIEKEARESIKKNYDDYFVRLDRMTRDKRVANYLNAAISTYDPHTSYFPPKDKQDFDIGMSGQLEGIGASLTQTEGEVKVVRIVPGSPSWKQGELKEEDIIIKVAQGEEEPVSIEDMLLDDAIKLIRGKKGTEVKLTVRKPDGRITVIPIIRDVVVFEESYVKSAISITPEGKKVGIINLPSFYVNFNQAGGGRRCATDVERELLRLKAENVEGIVFDLRNNGGGSLQDVIEMVGLFVGEGPVVQVKGRNDEIEVHTAPARPAIYDGPLVVMVNRLSASATEIFSAAMQDYGRAIVVGAQTYGKGSVQRFIDLDFLLNDYYADYKPLGSLKLTIQKYYRINGGATQVEGVKPDITIPDIYSYMDVGEGKLPYVLPWDEIKSAEYKTWNKDKYDLKSLDKKSQKRQKENPFFEELVRGGEQLAAERENTLQSLNYKKYADRQEKLKEESDKLEKFQEKLEGYEFTILKDPQSKEFSATSEQEKEEFAKIQKESEDRWKESLEKDDYIQEATNILIDIL from the coding sequence ATGAAGAAAAAGTTACTATCAGTTTTCATCCCGTTACTCCTTATTGGGGCTTTGCTAGGAGTCGGATTTAATTATTCTCAATTTGAGGGAGATGGAGATACAGTCACCAAAGAAAAACTCTTAAAGCAACTTCTATTTATGGGACTTGAGAAAGTCCACTATGAGCCCAAAAAGATAGATGATTCTTTTTCTGAAGCTTCTTTTAAGGAATACTTTAAGCAAACAGACCCTAATAAAAGATTCTATCTTGAATCAGATATAGAGCAGCTTAGCGCATATAAAGACCAAATAGATGAAGATATCAACTTTGGTAATGTTCCATTTTTAGATAATGCTGAAGAAATTTATAAACGCCGTACTGAAGAAATCAAAAAATATACAGAAGAGATTCTTTCTTCACCTTTTGATTTTTCCATTGAGGAAGATTTTGAAACTTCATCAGATAAAAGAGCTTACGCAAAAAACTCTGAAGAATTAAGAGAGCGTTGGAGAAAATTCTTAAAGTATGCCGTTCTTACTCGTTATGCTGGAAGAATTGAAGACCAAAATAAAGCGAAAGAAACAGCCGAAAAGGAAGGAAAAGATTTTGAAGAAAAATCGTTAGAAACTATCGAGAAAGAGGCTAGAGAAAGCATCAAGAAAAATTATGATGATTACTTCGTTCGTTTAGATAGAATGACTCGTGATAAAAGAGTTGCAAACTACCTAAATGCTGCCATCAGTACTTACGACCCACACACAAGTTATTTCCCACCAAAAGACAAACAAGATTTTGATATCGGAATGTCTGGACAACTTGAAGGAATTGGAGCATCTCTGACTCAAACAGAAGGCGAAGTTAAAGTTGTAAGAATTGTACCTGGTAGCCCATCTTGGAAACAAGGAGAGTTAAAAGAGGAAGATATTATCATTAAAGTAGCTCAAGGAGAAGAAGAGCCAGTTTCTATTGAAGATATGCTACTTGATGATGCCATCAAGTTGATCAGAGGTAAAAAAGGTACTGAGGTTAAACTTACAGTAAGAAAACCAGATGGTAGAATCACTGTTATCCCAATCATTCGTGATGTAGTGGTTTTCGAAGAATCATATGTAAAATCAGCGATATCAATTACACCAGAAGGTAAGAAAGTTGGTATAATCAACCTTCCTAGCTTCTATGTTAACTTCAATCAAGCTGGAGGCGGAAGAAGATGTGCGACAGATGTTGAGAGAGAGCTTTTAAGATTGAAAGCTGAAAACGTTGAAGGAATTGTATTTGACTTAAGAAACAATGGAGGTGGCTCACTGCAAGATGTGATCGAAATGGTTGGTCTATTTGTTGGTGAAGGCCCTGTTGTTCAAGTGAAAGGACGTAATGATGAAATTGAAGTTCACACAGCTCCTGCGAGACCTGCAATCTATGACGGCCCATTAGTAGTAATGGTAAATAGATTAAGTGCTTCTGCTACTGAAATTTTCTCTGCTGCAATGCAAGACTACGGAAGAGCAATTGTTGTTGGAGCACAAACATACGGTAAAGGTTCTGTACAGAGATTTATTGACCTTGACTTCCTGTTGAACGACTATTATGCTGACTACAAACCTCTTGGTTCTTTGAAACTTACAATTCAAAAGTATTACAGAATCAATGGTGGCGCGACTCAAGTGGAAGGTGTAAAACCTGATATCACTATTCCAGACATCTACTCATACATGGATGTGGGTGAAGGAAAACTACCTTATGTTCTTCCTTGGGATGAGATTAAATCTGCTGAGTACAAAACTTGGAATAAAGATAAATATGATCTTAAATCTCTTGATAAGAAGAGTCAAAAACGTCAGAAAGAAAATCCTTTCTTCGAAGAACTTGTAAGAGGTGGTGAACAATTGGCTGCAGAAAGAGAGAATACACTTCAATCTTTGAATTATAAAAAGTACGCTGACAGACAAGAGAAACTGAAAGAAGAGTCTGATAAACTTGAGAAATTCCAAGAAAAGCTAGAAGGTTATGAATTCACAATATTGAAAGATCCTCAATCAAAAGAATTCTCAGCGACTTCTGAACAAGAGAAAGAAGAGTTTGCTAAAATTCAAAAAGAGTCTGAAGATAGATGGAAAGAGTCTTTAGAAAAAGATGATTACATCCAAGAAGCTACAAATATCCTTATCGATATTCTGTAG
- a CDS encoding DUF1684 domain-containing protein, producing the protein MNKKLIVGLAILAAIAYTFLGQNNDASPEEKEAFNTEILKYRDDQVKGLQATDYEPFYNDSTFQGLSYFSPNLQYKVNARLDWNDNAERIAVPTSSGKKKYFKKAVTAHFSLNGNDHELILLKPEANAMLNYYFLAFTDLTSGEETYGGGRYINIEGLKKGQLQTTIDFNKAYNPYCAYKDGYNCPIPLRENRLATKVEAGEKNYQASH; encoded by the coding sequence ATGAATAAGAAACTAATTGTAGGCTTAGCAATTTTAGCAGCTATCGCATATACTTTTTTAGGACAAAATAATGATGCATCTCCTGAGGAAAAAGAAGCTTTTAATACTGAAATCCTTAAATATAGAGACGATCAAGTTAAAGGATTACAAGCCACAGATTACGAGCCTTTTTACAATGACTCAACTTTCCAAGGGCTCTCATACTTCTCACCTAATTTACAGTACAAAGTAAATGCACGCCTAGATTGGAATGATAATGCAGAAAGAATAGCAGTACCTACCTCATCGGGTAAAAAGAAATATTTTAAGAAAGCAGTAACAGCACATTTTAGCTTAAATGGAAACGATCATGAATTGATTCTTCTAAAACCTGAAGCCAATGCTATGCTCAATTATTACTTTTTAGCATTTACTGACCTAACAAGTGGTGAAGAAACTTATGGAGGAGGCCGTTATATAAATATTGAAGGATTAAAAAAAGGACAGCTCCAAACAACTATAGACTTCAATAAAGCGTATAACCCTTATTGTGCTTATAAAGATGGATATAATTGTCCTATACCTCTCAGAGAAAATAGACTTGCCACAAAAGTAGAAGCTGGAGAGAAAAACTATCAAGCTTCACATTAA
- the lpcA gene encoding D-sedoheptulose 7-phosphate isomerase, whose product MDYREIVRQELQEAQQVLENFLADEQNIERIETAAKMIADSFKQGGKVLSCGNGGSHCDAMHFAEELTGRYRENRPAYPAIAISDPSHMSCVSNDFGYNEIFSRYLEGLGNKNDVLLGISTSGNSANIIRAVEVAQNKGMKIVLLTGKDGGKLAGSADVEIRVPHFGFADRIQEIHIKVIHIMIQLIEKYMEA is encoded by the coding sequence ATGGATTATAGAGAGATTGTACGTCAGGAACTCCAAGAGGCACAACAAGTTTTGGAGAATTTTTTAGCCGATGAGCAAAACATTGAGCGTATTGAGACTGCGGCAAAAATGATTGCAGATTCTTTTAAACAAGGAGGAAAAGTACTCTCTTGCGGGAATGGAGGTTCACACTGTGATGCCATGCATTTTGCAGAAGAGTTGACGGGAAGATATAGAGAAAACAGACCTGCTTATCCTGCCATAGCAATCTCAGACCCTAGTCATATGTCTTGTGTGAGTAATGATTTTGGTTATAATGAAATCTTTTCTCGTTACTTGGAAGGTTTGGGCAATAAAAATGATGTTTTGCTAGGTATCAGTACTAGTGGTAACTCTGCAAATATCATTAGAGCTGTTGAGGTCGCTCAAAATAAAGGAATGAAGATTGTATTATTGACGGGTAAAGATGGAGGGAAATTAGCAGGAAGTGCTGATGTTGAAATCCGTGTACCTCATTTTGGATTTGCTGATCGTATTCAAGAAATCCATATCAAAGTGATTCATATCATGATACAATTGATTGAAAAGTACATGGAAGCTTAA
- a CDS encoding helical backbone metal receptor encodes MMFAYTDQTGRKISLESVPKRIISLVPSMTELLFDLGLGERVVGVTKFCHHPLEAKSRKIIGGTKSVHYDRIQELQPDLVIGNKEENTLEIVQTLEKDYPVWIADVNTLEELYEMNTLLGEVLAVEKEANELNEEIRTNFSSIVKNENKSARVAYLIWREPYMAVGTDTFIDKMIAECGFENVVKESRYPEVKLSEYNDLDAILLSSEPYPFKEKHLEELQKSYPKTTIKLVDGELFSWVGSRIKYAPAYFNDLIKELK; translated from the coding sequence ATGATGTTCGCATATACAGATCAAACAGGACGTAAGATTTCTTTAGAAAGTGTACCTAAAAGAATTATCAGCCTTGTACCTTCTATGACTGAATTACTTTTTGATTTAGGTTTAGGAGAAAGGGTAGTAGGAGTAACAAAGTTTTGCCATCATCCACTAGAAGCAAAGTCAAGGAAAATAATAGGGGGGACAAAGTCTGTACATTACGATAGAATTCAAGAACTTCAACCTGATCTAGTGATTGGGAATAAAGAGGAAAATACACTTGAAATTGTACAAACCTTAGAGAAGGATTACCCTGTTTGGATTGCAGATGTGAATACTCTTGAAGAACTTTATGAGATGAATACTCTTTTAGGGGAAGTATTAGCTGTAGAAAAGGAAGCAAATGAATTGAATGAAGAAATCAGAACCAATTTTTCTAGCATTGTGAAAAATGAAAATAAAAGTGCTAGAGTTGCTTACCTCATTTGGAGAGAGCCTTATATGGCTGTGGGGACAGATACATTTATCGATAAGATGATTGCTGAATGTGGTTTTGAAAATGTAGTGAAAGAGAGTCGATACCCAGAAGTGAAATTATCTGAGTACAATGATTTAGATGCAATTTTGCTTTCTTCGGAGCCATATCCGTTTAAAGAAAAGCATTTAGAGGAATTGCAAAAAAGCTATCCTAAAACAACAATAAAGCTAGTTGATGGCGAGCTATTTTCTTGGGTTGGAAGTAGAATAAAATACGCTCCAGCTTATTTTAATGATTTAATTAAGGAGTTAAAGTAA